A region of the Deltaproteobacteria bacterium genome:
GTCCGGGTCGAGGGGGCCGATGGTCATGCTCCAGCCCAGCTCCCGCTCGTCGACCAGCAGGGCGTTGGTGCCGTCGAAGGCCCGCTGCAGCGCGGGGAGGAACATCGCCTCGGGGTGGCCGTAGGTGGAGGGCGCGCGGTCGAGCACCCACTTCGGCACCTCGATCGAGACCAGCGCCACCGGGGTCTTCGGGGGGAGCTCGATCATCGGCGCCTGCCGCCGCACCGTGCGCACCTGCGCCACGCAGCCCGTCCCGATCAGGGCCAGCAACCCGACCACCACCACCAACCGCCTCATGCTTGCTCTTTCTAGTAGGTGTCGATCTGCATGCGGATCGAGTCGAGCTCCAGGCTCGCGCCGCCCGCCTGGGTCGCGGGTCCGCGAGGACGGATGAGCACGAAGGCCCAGGGGCTGGCCTGCCGGCTCAAGATCTCCTCGTTGAGGGGGACGATGTAGGAGAAGAGCCCCTGCCCGGCGTCGACCCCGCTCGACACGACCATCGAGCGCCAGCGGCCGGCCGTCTCGTCCCACAGCTCGACCTCGAGGCCCAGGGTGCCGGTGCCCGCGCGAGTGACCTCTCCCCGGGCCGTGAGCTCGAGGGTCGCCACCGAGCTGGCCTCGACGAAGCTCGGCATCTGGAGCTGCAGCAGGACCTGCGGATAGAGCGCGGTGGGGGAGAGCTCCCAGAGGTCCCGGTTCGTGCTCGTGCTCGAGAGGTAGCCCCCGTAGAGCACGAGCGCCCCGCGCCGGAAGTCGTAGGCCAGCCCGGGCTGGTTGAGCGCGGGCAGCGTCCCGCCCGGGAAGCTCTCCGGGGTCCAGGTCGTTCCGTCGAAGCTCCAGAGATCTCCGAGGCGCTGGGGGTCGTCGTAGCCGCCGAAGAGGATCACCTTCTCCATCCCCGCGTGGAAGGTCGCCCCCGCCAGGGTGCGGGCCGGCGGCCGGCTGGTGGGGAAGAGCTCCTGCCAGCTGCTGCCGTCGAAGCGCCAGGTGTCGTCGAGGGCGCCGCTCGGGTCGGAGCCGCCGAAGAGATAGATGTCCCCGCTCCGGGTGTCGGTGACCAGCGCCGGCCCGATGCGGGCCGAGGGCGGCGTGAGCGGATCCAGGCGGCTCCAGGTCCCCTCGCCGAAGAGCCAGGTCTCTCCGTTCGGGCGGGTGCCGGTGCCATCCGGCTCCCAGCCCCCGAAGAGCAGCAGGCGTCGGCTGTGCTCGTGGTAGGCGAGGCCGGGGAAGTAGCGCCCGCTGGGCTGGTAGGGGTGCTGGAGGTCGATATAGCCCCAGCCGTCGTAGAGCAGGAAGTCGGAGAGCGGCAGCCCGCCGGAGTGACCTCCCAGGACGAAGACGTTGCCCTCCTGGTGAGAGGTCGTGATGCCCCAACCCCAGTTGTGGAGGGAGGGCGGAGAGGGGAAGTAGTCGAAGCTGCTCCAGGCGGTGCCATCCCAGCGATCGATCTCGGCGTAGCCTCCGCCGGTCCAGTAGCGCATCACCCGGCGGTGCACCGGATCCCAGGTGAGCGGGCCGGAGTTGATCGTGCCCGGCGCGCCGGGCAGGTCACCGTGATTGGTCCACTGCGCCGGGGCGAGCGCCGGCTCGCCCGTCACCACGGTCTGACCGTCCTTCGAGGCCAGGCGGGTGAGCTGCGCGCTCCCCAGCTTCGGGGTGCCCGCGCCGATGCCCCGATCCAGGGTGTAGGCGGGGAGGCTCAGGGAGCGGGCCCCCATCACCTCGGTGATCACCTGGTTCACGGAGCTGCCCGTATCCACCGGGGAGAACTCGGAGAGGAAGCGCTGAGAGCTGCGCGCCCAGGGGCAGGCGTGGCCGTGCACGTCGATGGCCCGGAACCAGACGAAGCGATCGACCGTCGCCGGCATCGCGGTCTCCAGGACGCTGCCGTCGGCCTCCGCCGTGACCGACTGGAAGGGGGCGCCGCCCTCGATGTGGGCCAGCGCCACGGTGCTCCCCGGCTCGAAGACGCCGGCCTCGGCGAAGAAGGCGGTCGGGCGCACGGTGGAGCCGACCACGAAGGCCCGGGAGGCCAGCTGCTGGCAGGCGAAGTCGAAGGAGACCCCGGTGTCGACGAGGAGGAAGCTCTCGTTTCCCAGCGCGTCGATGGCGCGGACCTCCAGCCGCTGCGGACCCTCGCTCTCGCTCCCGGTCGTCCGGTAGGTGCAGACCGCGGAGAGCGGGTCGGTGAAGCTGCAGGAGACCACCCGCCCCTGGATGGTGAAGAAGGAGGAGGCCACCGGCTCGTGGAAGGAGAGGAGGAGGGTGAGGGTCTCGTCGGCCAGGACGCGATCCCTCACCGCGGTGATCTGCGTGACCTGCGGTCCCAGGAGATCCAGCTCCACCTCCGCGTCGAGGTGGGCCGCCACGCCCTGGCGGCTGCTGGCGTCGGCCGAGAGGGTGACCCCGCCCTCGCCCCCCTCCGGCCCGTGATCGAGCGCGAGGGGGAGGAAGCGATAGGTGAAGCTCCAGGCGTCGCGGTCGCAGCCGACGCACTCCACGCTCCGCCCCGCGATCGTGACCTCGGGCGGCGCGTCGAGCAGCACCTCGCCGGCCAGCACCAGCTCGACCGGCTGACCCGCGGTCGCGGGAGAGGGGGTCTGCGAGATCAGGCTCAGGGTGGGGGTCACCGGGGCGCTCGCGCGGTCGATGCTCACCAGCAGGCCGGCCATGACCGAGAGCTCGTTCCCGGCGGGGTCGCTGGCGTCGACCTGGGCCTTGAGCCAGCCGGCGGGATCCCCCACCTCGAGGGTGACCGGGCAGCTCCAGCGCTGGCGGGTGGTCTGGGTGCAGGCGAGGCTCCGCCCCAGCACGGTGATCGTGGGCGCCCCGGAGAGGGCCTCGCTGAAGACGAAGTCCACCGCGACGCTCTCCCCCTCGCTCTCGAGGAGGTGGCTCTCGGGGAGGACCTCGAGGAGCGCGGGGGGCGTGAAGTCGAAGCGGGTCCAGGCCACCGCCGGGATGACGCCGGCCTCGGTCCGGGCCTCGACGTCGACCCGGACCTCGGAGTCCTCGGGCTCGAGCCCCACCGCGGTGTAGTGCGCCCGCCAGACCCCGTCGCCGCCGAGCCCGTCGTCCACGAAGGTCTCGCCCAGGATCCTCGCCTCGACCGCGAGGGGCGGGCTCCCCACCGAGTAGACTTCGAGCTGCAGCTCCACGCCCGCGCGCGCGACCGCCGGGGTCACCACCACGCTCTGGATGGCAGAGTCGCTCTCGGGCAGACCGAAGTCCCGGCCGCAGCCGAGCACGGTCATCATCAGCACGAGCCCCCAGAATCTTCTCGCGAACATCCGCGTCCCTCCCTCTTCGAGGGGTCACCGTATCGTGCTCGCGCGCCGTTGTGGAGGCGGGAGCGCCGTGGGAGAGTGCCGGGCGTCGACAGGAGGAGGAAGGTCCCCATGAGCACTCCCGATCAGGGTTTCCCGTCCCCCGAGGCCACCGAGGCGCCCCGCACCTCCAAGCTGGCCATCGTGGCTCTCATCCTCGCGCTGGTGCCGATCTGCCTGAACTACGTGGGCTTCGTCCTCGGCATCGTCGCGGCGGTGCAGATCTCGAAGAACAAGGCCACGCAGAAGGGCATGGGCCTGGCCATCGCCGCCATCGTCATCGGGGCGATCTGGATCCCCATCTCGATGATGGCCGCGATCGCCATCCCGAACTTCATGCGCTTCCAGGCCCGGGCCAAGCAGTCCGAGGCCAAGAGCAACCTCTCGATGATCTACGTGGCCGAGACCGCCTGGCAGGCGGAGGCCGGCGGCTTCAGCGACGACTTCGAGAAGATCGGCTTCTTCCCCGAGCCGAACAACCGCTACACCTACTACCTCGGCGCCAGCACCGCGCCGGCCACGCACCACGAGTCCGAGGTCGCGCCCCTGCCGGCGGACCTCCAGACCGGGGTCTCCCCCGAGGGCTTCCTGGCCGCCGCCGTCGCCAACCTCGACGGCGACGCGACCCTCGACGTCTGGATCATCGATCAGGACCGAAACCTCCAGAACCTGGTGGACGACGTCCACGAGTGACCCCTTCATCCGGCCGTTGACGGCCCCCCACCTCGCGAATAGGTCTGCCCCTCATGAAGCCCGACACTCGCCCGAACAACCCCTGCTTCTCCTCCGGCCCCTGCGCCAAGCGCCCGGGATGGAACGTCAGCGTGCTGGCCGACATGCCCGCCGGCCGCTCCCACCGCGCCAAGATCGGCAAGGCCAAGCTCGCCGAGGCGATCGAGCGCAGCAAGGCGCTGGCAGGCATGCCCGCGGACTACCGCCTGGGCATCGTCCCGGCCTCCGACACCGGCGCCGTCGAGATGGCGCTCTGGTCCATGACCGGCGCCCGGCCGGTGGACGTCTTCCACTGGGAGTCCTTCAGCAAGGGCTGGGCGACCGATCTCAAGAAGCACCTGAAGCTGGACAGCGTCCGGGAGTTCTCCGCCGACTACGGTGAGCTGCCCGACCTCACCCAGGCCGACTTCGGCCACGACGTGGTCTTCGCCTGGAACGGCACCACCTCCGGCGTGAAGGTCCCGGACGGCGACTGGATCCCCGACGATCGCGCCGGCCTCACCATCTGCGACGCCACCTCGGCGGTCTTCGCGATGGAGCTGCCCTGGGAGAAGCTGGATGTCGTGACCTGGTCCTGGCAGAAGGTGCTGGGCTCCGAGGCCGCCCACGGCATGCTCGCCCTCTCGCCCCGCGCCGTCGAGCGCCTCGTCTCCTTCGATCCGGGCCGGCCCCTGCCGAAGATCTTCCGGATGACCAAGGGCGAGGGCATCGACGAGAGCATCTTCGAGGGCTCGACGATCAACACCCCCTCGATGCTCGCCACCGAGGACGTCCTCGACGCCCTGAAGTGGGCCGAGTCCATCGGCGGCCTCCCCGCGCTCATCGCCCGCTCGGAGGCGAACCTCGCGGCCATCGCCGCCTGGGTGGAGAAGACCGACTGGGTCGACTTCCTGACCTCCGATCCGGCCGTCCGCTCCTCGACCTCGATCTGCCTGAAGATCGTCGACCCCTGGTTCCAGGGCCTCGACAAGGACGCCCAGGCCGCCGCGGCCAAGAAGATCGTCTCCCTCCTCGACGCCGAG
Encoded here:
- a CDS encoding phosphoserine transaminase, whose translation is MKPDTRPNNPCFSSGPCAKRPGWNVSVLADMPAGRSHRAKIGKAKLAEAIERSKALAGMPADYRLGIVPASDTGAVEMALWSMTGARPVDVFHWESFSKGWATDLKKHLKLDSVREFSADYGELPDLTQADFGHDVVFAWNGTTSGVKVPDGDWIPDDRAGLTICDATSAVFAMELPWEKLDVVTWSWQKVLGSEAAHGMLALSPRAVERLVSFDPGRPLPKIFRMTKGEGIDESIFEGSTINTPSMLATEDVLDALKWAESIGGLPALIARSEANLAAIAAWVEKTDWVDFLTSDPAVRSSTSICLKIVDPWFQGLDKDAQAAAAKKIVSLLDAEGAGYDLGSYRDAPPGIRIWGGATVETSDIEALLPWLDWAFEEVKS
- a CDS encoding kelch repeat-containing protein, which translates into the protein MFARRFWGLVLMMTVLGCGRDFGLPESDSAIQSVVVTPAVARAGVELQLEVYSVGSPPLAVEARILGETFVDDGLGGDGVWRAHYTAVGLEPEDSEVRVDVEARTEAGVIPAVAWTRFDFTPPALLEVLPESHLLESEGESVAVDFVFSEALSGAPTITVLGRSLACTQTTRQRWSCPVTLEVGDPAGWLKAQVDASDPAGNELSVMAGLLVSIDRASAPVTPTLSLISQTPSPATAGQPVELVLAGEVLLDAPPEVTIAGRSVECVGCDRDAWSFTYRFLPLALDHGPEGGEGGVTLSADASSRQGVAAHLDAEVELDLLGPQVTQITAVRDRVLADETLTLLLSFHEPVASSFFTIQGRVVSCSFTDPLSAVCTYRTTGSESEGPQRLEVRAIDALGNESFLLVDTGVSFDFACQQLASRAFVVGSTVRPTAFFAEAGVFEPGSTVALAHIEGGAPFQSVTAEADGSVLETAMPATVDRFVWFRAIDVHGHACPWARSSQRFLSEFSPVDTGSSVNQVITEVMGARSLSLPAYTLDRGIGAGTPKLGSAQLTRLASKDGQTVVTGEPALAPAQWTNHGDLPGAPGTINSGPLTWDPVHRRVMRYWTGGGYAEIDRWDGTAWSSFDYFPSPPSLHNWGWGITTSHQEGNVFVLGGHSGGLPLSDFLLYDGWGYIDLQHPYQPSGRYFPGLAYHEHSRRLLLFGGWEPDGTGTRPNGETWLFGEGTWSRLDPLTPPSARIGPALVTDTRSGDIYLFGGSDPSGALDDTWRFDGSSWQELFPTSRPPARTLAGATFHAGMEKVILFGGYDDPQRLGDLWSFDGTTWTPESFPGGTLPALNQPGLAYDFRRGALVLYGGYLSSTSTNRDLWELSPTALYPQVLLQLQMPSFVEASSVATLELTARGEVTRAGTGTLGLEVELWDETAGRWRSMVVSSGVDAGQGLFSYIVPLNEEILSRQASPWAFVLIRPRGPATQAGGASLELDSIRMQIDTY